A genome region from Bacteroides stercoris ATCC 43183 includes the following:
- the lptC gene encoding LPS export ABC transporter periplasmic protein LptC, with the protein MSLQPNVVGHKNMSITIALRVMVMLLLFSSCSGRKKEMGAAITERDSLPVMDTKGVTTLISDSGITRYRVNTAEWLIYDRKKPPYWAFEKGIYLEKFDSLFHTEASIKADTAYYYNKKELWKLIGNVHIQNLKGEKFDTELLYWDQNKKRVYSDQRVRIEQPDQIIYAIGFESNEQLTKYRFFKTEGIFYVDEDSVTPSDTLKTDSIK; encoded by the coding sequence ATGTCGCTACAACCTAACGTTGTCGGACATAAAAATATGAGCATAACCATTGCCCTGAGGGTGATGGTTATGCTTCTTTTATTTTCTTCCTGTTCCGGACGTAAAAAAGAGATGGGAGCTGCCATTACCGAACGTGATTCGTTGCCGGTTATGGATACTAAAGGGGTAACAACGCTGATTTCCGATTCGGGTATTACCCGTTATCGGGTCAATACGGCGGAGTGGTTGATTTACGACCGTAAGAAACCACCTTATTGGGCGTTTGAAAAAGGTATATATCTGGAAAAATTCGATTCTTTGTTCCATACTGAAGCCAGTATCAAGGCCGATACAGCTTATTACTATAATAAGAAAGAATTGTGGAAGCTGATAGGAAATGTACACATACAGAACCTGAAAGGAGAAAAATTCGATACGGAGTTGCTGTATTGGGATCAGAATAAAAAGCGTGTCTATTCCGATCAGCGGGTGCGTATAGAACAACCCGACCAGATAATTTATGCCATTGGTTTTGAATCAAATGAGCAATTGACAAAATACCGTTTCTTCAAGACGGAAGGTATCTTTTATGTGGATGAGGACAGTGTCACCCCTTCTGATACGTTGAAAACAGACAGCATCAAATAA
- a CDS encoding hemolysin family protein, with the protein MSTIIYLLITMAFSAFFSGMEIAFVSVDKLRFEMERKPGITSSILSCFFRNPNNFISTMLVGNNIALVIYGILMAQIIEVNLLAGMIDNHFVMVLVQTIISTLVILVTGEFLPKTLFKINPNLVLRVFATPLFVCYVILFPISKFASGLSYLFLRLFGMRINKEASDKAFGKVDLDYFVQSGIENAANEEELDAEVKIFQNALDFSNIKIRDCIVPRTEVVAVDVTASLEDLKNVFVESGISKIIVYDGNIDNVIGYIHSSEMFRNPADWRNNVKEVPIVPETMAAHKLMKLFMQQKKTIAVVVDEFGGTSGIVSLEDLVEEIFGDIEDEHDNTSYICKQIGEHEYVLSARLEIEKVNETFNLELPESDEYLTIGGLILNRYQSFPKLHEVIAVDKYQFKIIKVTATKIELVRLKVTE; encoded by the coding sequence ATGAGCACTATAATTTACTTATTGATAACCATGGCTTTCTCCGCTTTTTTTTCGGGGATGGAGATTGCTTTTGTTTCCGTGGACAAACTCCGTTTTGAGATGGAGCGGAAACCGGGTATTACGTCAAGCATCCTTTCTTGTTTCTTCCGCAATCCGAATAATTTTATTTCCACCATGCTGGTGGGAAATAATATCGCGCTGGTTATTTATGGTATCCTTATGGCACAGATTATCGAGGTGAATCTGCTGGCGGGTATGATTGATAATCATTTTGTAATGGTGCTGGTGCAGACTATCATATCCACTCTTGTTATTCTTGTAACGGGCGAGTTTCTTCCGAAGACGCTGTTCAAGATTAACCCGAATCTGGTATTGAGGGTATTTGCTACACCTTTGTTTGTCTGCTATGTTATTCTGTTTCCCATATCAAAGTTTGCTTCCGGGCTGTCTTATCTCTTTTTGCGCTTATTTGGCATGAGGATAAATAAGGAAGCGTCCGATAAGGCATTCGGCAAAGTCGATTTGGATTATTTCGTGCAGTCGGGTATAGAGAATGCTGCTAATGAGGAAGAGTTGGATGCGGAAGTGAAAATCTTTCAGAATGCGCTTGATTTCTCTAATATAAAAATACGCGATTGTATTGTTCCCCGTACGGAAGTGGTGGCAGTGGATGTGACGGCCTCGCTCGAAGACTTGAAGAACGTGTTTGTGGAGTCGGGTATCTCCAAAATTATTGTGTACGATGGGAATATAGATAACGTAATCGGCTATATTCATTCGTCTGAAATGTTCAGAAATCCGGCGGACTGGAGAAATAATGTCAAGGAAGTACCCATTGTGCCCGAAACGATGGCGGCACATAAATTGATGAAACTTTTTATGCAACAGAAAAAAACAATTGCTGTTGTGGTAGATGAATTTGGAGGTACATCCGGTATTGTTTCACTGGAAGATTTGGTTGAAGAAATATTCGGGGATATTGAGGACGAGCACGACAACACTTCCTACATCTGTAAACAAATTGGCGAACATGAATATGTACTGTCCGCACGTCTTGAAATAGAGAAGGTAAATGAAACGTTCAATCTTGAACTGCCCGAATCGGATGAATATCTTACGATAGGCGGACTGATTCTGAACCGTTATCAAAGTTTCCCGAAACTGCATGAAGTGATAGCCGTTGACAAATATCAGTTTAAGATAATTAAGGTGACAGCCACTAAAATAGAATTGGTACGGTTGAAAGTCACGGAATAA
- a CDS encoding peptidylprolyl isomerase produces MATLQNIRSKGPLLVIVIGLALFAFIAGDAWKVLQPHQSQDVGEVNGETISAQDFQALVEEYTEVVKFSSGLNALSDEQTNQIKDEVWRAYVNNKLIENEAEKLGLTVSKAELQAIIDAGVHPMLQQTPFRNPQTGAFDKDMLKKFLVDYSKMNKAQMPAQYAEYYNSMYNFWSFVEKSLIQARLQEKYQALITKSLFSNPVEAEDAFNARVDQSDLLLAAVPYSSIVDSTIVIKESELKDAYNKKKEQFRQYVETRNIKYIDVQVTASPEDKADIQKEVEEYTVQLAENPSDYSNFIRSTGSTQQYVDLFYTDKALPADVVARLDSVKVGGVYGPYYNASDNTINSFKKLASAAMPDSIQYRQIQVVAEDAAKTKTLADSIYTAIKGGADFAEIAKKYGQTGEATWISSANYEGAQVDGDNLKYIAAITTLGQNELANLALGQANVILQVMNKKAVKDKYKVAVIKRPVEFSKETYSKAYNDFSQFIAANNTLDKLVANAEDAGYRLLDRTDLYSSEHAIGGVKGTKEALRWAFAAKAGEVSGLYECGESDHMMVVAVTNIIPEGYRPLSMVQEQLRSEILRDKKAEKIMADMKAAGATTFDQYKNMANAVSDSVKHVTFAAPAYVPALRSSEPLVGAYASIAELNKLSAPIKGNGGVFVLQPYAKEKLNETYNQETEEATLEGMHARIANQFMNDLYLNANVKDSRYLYF; encoded by the coding sequence ATGGCAACATTACAAAACATTCGGTCTAAAGGGCCCTTATTGGTGATTGTTATTGGTCTGGCGCTGTTTGCCTTCATCGCGGGAGACGCGTGGAAAGTACTTCAGCCGCACCAGTCACAAGATGTAGGAGAAGTGAACGGGGAAACAATTTCCGCTCAGGATTTTCAGGCATTGGTAGAGGAATATACGGAAGTAGTGAAATTCTCCAGCGGCTTGAACGCGTTGAGCGATGAACAAACTAATCAGATTAAGGATGAAGTCTGGAGAGCATACGTAAACAATAAACTGATTGAGAACGAAGCTGAAAAGTTGGGTTTGACTGTTTCTAAAGCGGAACTCCAGGCTATTATTGATGCCGGTGTACATCCGATGTTGCAGCAGACTCCGTTCCGTAACCCGCAGACCGGTGCTTTCGACAAAGATATGTTGAAGAAATTCTTGGTGGATTACTCTAAGATGAACAAGGCTCAGATGCCGGCTCAATATGCGGAGTATTACAATTCCATGTATAACTTTTGGAGTTTTGTGGAGAAGTCACTTATACAGGCTCGTTTGCAGGAGAAATATCAGGCTTTGATTACGAAGTCTCTGTTCTCTAATCCTGTTGAAGCGGAAGATGCTTTCAATGCACGTGTAGACCAGTCTGACTTATTGTTGGCAGCCGTTCCTTATTCCTCTATTGTAGATTCTACAATTGTTATTAAGGAATCCGAACTGAAAGATGCTTATAACAAGAAAAAAGAGCAATTCAGACAATATGTGGAAACCCGTAACATCAAGTATATTGATGTGCAGGTTACTGCAAGTCCGGAAGACAAAGCCGATATTCAGAAAGAAGTGGAGGAATATACTGTGCAGTTGGCTGAGAATCCTTCCGATTATTCAAACTTCATTCGCTCAACCGGTTCTACTCAGCAATATGTTGACTTATTCTATACAGACAAGGCGCTGCCTGCTGACGTTGTTGCCCGTTTGGATTCTGTAAAGGTAGGTGGTGTATATGGTCCTTACTATAATGCATCGGACAATACAATCAATTCTTTCAAGAAACTGGCTTCTGCTGCTATGCCTGACTCCATTCAATATCGTCAGATTCAAGTGGTTGCAGAAGATGCTGCCAAGACCAAGACTTTGGCTGACAGTATCTACACAGCCATTAAAGGCGGTGCAGACTTTGCTGAAATAGCCAAGAAGTACGGTCAGACAGGTGAGGCAACATGGATTTCTTCTGCCAACTATGAAGGTGCTCAAGTGGACGGTGATAATTTGAAGTATATCGCAGCCATCACTACTTTGGGTCAGAATGAGTTGGCTAACCTCGCTTTGGGACAGGCAAACGTTATCTTGCAAGTGATGAATAAAAAAGCTGTGAAAGATAAATATAAAGTAGCCGTTATCAAGCGTCCGGTTGAATTCAGCAAGGAAACTTATAGCAAGGCATACAATGACTTCAGTCAGTTCATTGCAGCCAACAATACTTTGGACAAATTGGTTGCCAATGCAGAAGATGCAGGGTACAGACTGCTGGATAGAACTGACTTGTACAGTTCGGAGCACGCTATCGGAGGTGTGAAAGGTACGAAAGAAGCTTTGAGATGGGCATTTGCAGCAAAAGCAGGTGAGGTTTCAGGTCTGTATGAATGTGGCGAAAGTGACCATATGATGGTGGTGGCTGTTACGAATATCATTCCTGAAGGTTACCGTCCGTTGTCTATGGTACAAGAACAGTTGAGAAGCGAAATTCTTCGTGATAAGAAAGCAGAGAAAATCATGGCTGATATGAAAGCTGCCGGTGCAACGACTTTTGACCAATATAAGAATATGGCAAATGCAGTGAGTGACTCCGTAAAGCATGTTACTTTCGCTGCTCCGGCCTATGTCCCGGCATTGCGTAGTAGCGAACCTTTGGTAGGGGCATATGCTTCAATTGCTGAATTAAACAAGTTGAGCGCACCTATCAAGGGTAATGGTGGTGTATTTGTTCTTCAACCTTATGCTAAGGAAAAACTGAATGAAACTTATAACCAGGAAACGGAAGAAGCTACATTGGAAGGTATGCATGCACGTATAGCAAATCAGTTCATGAATGATTTATACTTGAATGCCAATGTGAAAGATAGCCGTTATCTGTATTTCTAA
- the rlmN gene encoding 23S rRNA (adenine(2503)-C(2))-methyltransferase RlmN, whose amino-acid sequence MKQPLLGLTLTELQTVVKNLGLPGFAAKQIAAWLYDKKVASIDEMTNLSLRHRALLKEIYEVGCEVPVDAMRSVDGTVKYLYRAGEGHYVEAVYIPDEDRATLCVSSQVGCKMNCKFCMTGKQGFTANLTANQIINQINSLPERDKLTNVVMMGMGEPLDNLDEVLKALEVMTSSYGYGWSPKRITLSSVGLRKGLQRFIEESDCHLAVSLHSPVPLQRRELMPAEKAFSITEIVDLLRNYDFSKQRRLSFEYIVFKGVNDSLLYAKELLKLLRGLDCRINLIRFHAIPGVNLEGADMETMTAFRDYLTSHGLFTTIRASRGEDIFAACGMLSTAKQEENKEELI is encoded by the coding sequence ATGAAACAACCTCTTTTAGGCCTTACATTAACCGAGCTTCAGACGGTCGTAAAGAATCTGGGGCTGCCAGGATTTGCGGCCAAGCAGATTGCTGCGTGGCTATATGACAAGAAAGTAGCTTCCATAGACGAAATGACAAACTTGTCGTTAAGACATCGGGCTCTGTTGAAAGAGATATACGAAGTAGGATGTGAAGTACCAGTGGATGCCATGCGGTCGGTAGACGGTACCGTGAAGTATCTTTACCGTGCCGGAGAGGGACATTATGTTGAAGCCGTTTACATTCCGGATGAAGATAGGGCTACGTTGTGTGTATCTTCCCAGGTGGGATGTAAGATGAACTGTAAGTTCTGTATGACAGGTAAGCAGGGTTTCACCGCCAATCTGACCGCTAATCAGATTATTAATCAGATAAATTCTTTGCCCGAACGGGATAAACTGACCAATGTGGTGATGATGGGTATGGGAGAACCGTTGGATAACCTTGATGAAGTTTTGAAGGCGCTGGAAGTAATGACATCATCCTATGGATACGGTTGGAGTCCGAAGCGGATTACACTCTCTTCTGTCGGGCTTCGTAAGGGGTTGCAGCGTTTCATTGAAGAATCAGACTGTCATTTGGCAGTCAGCCTGCACTCGCCCGTGCCTTTGCAACGACGTGAACTGATGCCTGCCGAAAAGGCTTTTTCCATTACTGAGATTGTAGATTTGTTAAGAAACTATGATTTTAGTAAACAGCGCAGACTATCTTTCGAGTATATTGTTTTTAAAGGAGTGAATGATTCTTTGTTGTATGCCAAGGAGTTGTTGAAATTATTGCGGGGGCTGGACTGCCGTATCAATTTGATTCGTTTTCATGCTATTCCGGGAGTTAATCTGGAAGGTGCTGATATGGAGACAATGACAGCATTCCGTGATTATCTGACATCGCATGGACTGTTTACTACGATTCGTGCTTCGCGCGGTGAGGATATATTTGCCGCATGCGGTATGCTTTCGACTGCTAAACAGGAAGAGAATAAAGAAGAATTAATATAA
- a CDS encoding DUF4837 family protein codes for MKKHLFYLSMALITALFSACGNGKKGVFTPTSSGRAYEILVVIDQGLWERPAGRALYDVLDSDVPGLPQSERSFRIMYTSPANYDSTLKLIRNIIIVEVNKDLYTQPKFKYAKNVYAAPQSILTIQAPDEASFEKFVEENRQVIVDFFTRAEMNRQIAVLENKHSDYVSTKVKSMFDCDVWVPGELTATKQGENFFWAGTNAATGDQNFVIYSYPYTDKDTFTKEYFVHKRDSVMKINIPGAREGMYMETDSLMTDVRPINVQDEYALEARGLWRVKGDFMGGPYVSHVRLDKVNQRIIVSEIFVYSPDKMKRNLVRQMEASLYTLKLPGSKQEGNEMPLAVTKKDSTKTEK; via the coding sequence ATGAAGAAACACCTGTTTTATTTGAGTATGGCCCTGATAACTGCATTGTTTTCAGCATGTGGTAATGGCAAGAAGGGTGTGTTTACTCCGACATCCAGTGGTCGGGCGTATGAAATTTTGGTAGTGATTGACCAAGGGTTGTGGGAGCGTCCTGCCGGTCGTGCTCTCTATGATGTACTTGATTCTGACGTACCTGGGCTTCCCCAGTCGGAACGTTCATTCCGTATTATGTATACTTCTCCGGCAAACTATGACTCTACATTGAAGTTGATCCGCAATATTATCATTGTTGAGGTGAACAAAGATCTGTATACACAGCCTAAGTTCAAATATGCGAAGAATGTATATGCTGCACCTCAATCTATCCTGACTATTCAGGCACCGGATGAAGCCTCTTTTGAGAAGTTTGTCGAGGAGAACAGGCAAGTAATTGTGGATTTCTTTACCCGTGCTGAAATGAACCGCCAGATTGCAGTGCTGGAAAACAAACACAGTGACTATGTTTCTACGAAAGTAAAGAGTATGTTCGATTGTGACGTATGGGTTCCGGGTGAACTGACGGCGACTAAGCAGGGAGAAAACTTCTTTTGGGCAGGTACGAATGCTGCTACAGGTGATCAAAATTTTGTTATCTATTCCTATCCTTATACCGACAAGGATACATTTACGAAAGAGTATTTCGTGCATAAGCGTGACTCTGTGATGAAGATTAATATTCCTGGTGCAAGGGAGGGTATGTATATGGAAACCGATTCATTGATGACAGACGTACGTCCTATCAATGTACAGGACGAATATGCATTGGAAGCTCGTGGCTTGTGGCGTGTGAAAGGCGATTTTATGGGTGGTCCGTATGTATCTCATGTCCGTTTGGATAAAGTTAATCAGCGCATTATCGTATCCGAGATATTTGTGTATTCACCCGATAAGATGAAACGTAATCTGGTACGTCAGATGGAAGCGTCATTGTATACGCTTAAATTGCCCGGAAGCAAACAGGAAGGAAATGAGATGCCTTTGGCAGTAACAAAAAAAGATTCTACTAAAACAGAAAAATAA
- the pdxA gene encoding 4-hydroxythreonine-4-phosphate dehydrogenase PdxA, which yields MEDNKIRVGITQGDINGVGYEVILKTFSDPMMLELCTPIIYGSPKVAAYHRKSLDLPTNFSIVNSASEAVPNRLSVVNCTDDEVKVEFSKPDPEAGKAALGALEKAIEEYKAGLIDVIVTAPINKHTIQSEEFSFPGHTEYLEEKLGDGGKALMILMKDDLRVALVTGHIPVREIASAITKELIQEKLLVFNRALKQDFGIGAPRIAVLSLNPHAGDEGLLGTEEQEVIIPAIKELAGKGILCYGPYPADGFMGSGNFTHFDGILAMYHDQGLAPFKSLAMDEGVNYTAGLPVVRTSPAHGTAYDIAGKGIASEDSFRQAVYVAIDVFRNRMREQEAHANPLRKQYYERRDDSDKLKLDSTEEDL from the coding sequence ATGGAAGATAATAAAATAAGAGTCGGTATAACTCAGGGAGACATAAACGGAGTTGGGTATGAAGTGATTTTGAAAACATTTTCGGATCCGATGATGTTGGAGTTATGTACCCCGATTATTTACGGTTCACCCAAAGTAGCTGCTTATCACCGCAAGTCATTGGACTTGCCGACTAATTTCAGTATTGTGAACTCGGCATCGGAAGCTGTCCCTAATCGTCTGAGTGTCGTGAACTGTACGGACGATGAAGTAAAAGTTGAGTTTTCCAAACCTGATCCGGAGGCTGGTAAAGCTGCTCTTGGCGCTTTGGAGAAGGCAATTGAAGAATACAAAGCGGGGCTGATTGATGTTATTGTTACGGCTCCTATCAATAAGCACACTATTCAGTCGGAAGAATTCTCTTTTCCCGGACATACGGAGTATCTCGAAGAGAAGTTGGGTGATGGCGGAAAAGCTTTGATGATTCTGATGAAAGATGATTTACGGGTGGCATTAGTGACAGGACACATTCCTGTACGGGAGATAGCATCGGCTATAACGAAAGAGTTGATACAGGAGAAACTGCTCGTTTTTAACCGTGCGTTGAAGCAGGACTTTGGTATCGGAGCACCGCGTATTGCTGTACTTTCCCTGAATCCACATGCCGGTGATGAAGGCTTATTGGGTACGGAAGAGCAGGAAGTAATCATCCCTGCCATTAAAGAACTGGCGGGGAAAGGCATATTGTGTTATGGTCCTTATCCGGCTGATGGCTTTATGGGTTCCGGTAACTTTACTCATTTTGACGGTATACTGGCAATGTATCACGATCAGGGACTTGCTCCTTTTAAATCTTTGGCTATGGATGAAGGTGTAAACTATACGGCCGGTCTTCCGGTAGTGCGTACTTCACCGGCGCATGGCACGGCTTATGATATTGCAGGAAAAGGGATCGCTTCCGAAGATTCTTTCCGGCAGGCTGTCTATGTGGCAATCGATGTGTTCCGTAACCGTATGCGCGAGCAGGAAGCACATGCCAATCCCCTGAGGAAACAATATTACGAAAGACGTGATGACAGCGATAAGCTGAAACTTGATAGTACAGAAGAGGATTTGTAG
- a CDS encoding sigma-54 interaction domain-containing protein yields MTKAEIQQVKLRFGIIGNNEALMRAIDIAIQVAPTDLSVLITGESGVGKESFPQIIHQYSRRKHGQYIAVNCGAIPEGTIDSELFGHEKGAFTGAIGERKGYFGEADGGTIFLDEVGELPMPTQARLLRVLETGEFIKVGSSKVEKTNVRIVAATNVNLTQAIADGRFREDLYYRLNTVPIPVPALRERGEDVVLLFRKFASDFAEKYRMPAIQLTDDAKQVLLTYPWPGNVRQLKNITEQISIIETNREINASILKNYLPEQSNVQRLPALFGVKNESKSFESEREILYQVLFDMRQDVTELKKLVHEIMTERATMGNQGATPTAYYASAPAVVASVPAAGVPTIIHPSVKSAQEVDEDIQDTEEYVEESLSLDEVEKEMIRKALEKHHGKRKSAAQDLNISERTLYRKIKEYGLD; encoded by the coding sequence ATGACGAAAGCAGAAATACAACAAGTAAAACTGCGTTTTGGTATTATTGGCAATAACGAGGCATTGATGCGTGCTATTGATATCGCCATTCAGGTAGCTCCTACTGATTTGTCGGTGCTGATTACCGGAGAGAGTGGTGTGGGTAAGGAGAGTTTTCCGCAGATTATCCATCAATACAGCCGCAGAAAGCACGGACAATATATCGCTGTAAACTGCGGGGCTATCCCCGAAGGAACGATTGATTCGGAACTGTTCGGCCATGAAAAAGGCGCTTTTACCGGTGCTATCGGTGAACGTAAAGGGTATTTTGGCGAGGCTGACGGCGGTACCATTTTTCTTGATGAGGTGGGGGAGCTTCCTATGCCTACACAAGCTCGTTTGCTTCGGGTGCTCGAAACAGGTGAGTTTATTAAAGTTGGTTCGTCTAAAGTTGAAAAAACGAATGTACGTATTGTTGCTGCTACCAATGTGAATCTTACACAAGCAATTGCTGACGGGCGTTTCCGCGAAGATTTATACTACCGTCTTAATACGGTGCCTATTCCGGTTCCGGCTTTACGCGAACGTGGAGAGGATGTTGTGTTACTGTTCCGCAAGTTTGCATCAGACTTTGCCGAAAAGTATCGTATGCCTGCCATTCAGCTGACTGATGATGCCAAACAAGTGCTGCTGACATATCCATGGCCCGGTAATGTACGTCAGTTGAAGAATATAACGGAACAGATTTCCATTATTGAAACCAATCGTGAAATCAACGCTTCTATTTTGAAGAATTACCTGCCCGAACAGAGCAATGTGCAGCGCCTGCCTGCCTTGTTTGGTGTAAAGAATGAAAGTAAAAGTTTTGAAAGCGAGCGCGAAATACTGTATCAGGTGCTTTTTGACATGCGCCAGGATGTCACCGAGTTGAAAAAACTGGTACACGAAATTATGACCGAACGGGCAACTATGGGAAATCAGGGTGCGACACCTACTGCTTATTATGCATCTGCTCCAGCGGTAGTAGCTTCAGTACCTGCTGCCGGAGTGCCTACTATAATACACCCTTCCGTGAAATCAGCTCAGGAAGTAGATGAGGATATTCAAGACACGGAAGAGTATGTTGAAGAATCTCTCTCATTGGATGAAGTGGAAAAAGAAATGATACGCAAGGCACTTGAAAAGCATCACGGAAAGCGTAAAAGTGCGGCTCAAGATTTGAATATATCGGAGCGTACGCTATACAGAAAGATAAAAGAATATGGATTGGATTAA
- a CDS encoding LptE family protein yields the protein MDWIKKITLISALAGLVCVVVSCRISMGLAPISSIDYSKVKTITIAEFPNRAEYVYAPMTTEFNQKLKDMFIQQTRLQLVNANGDLEIDGEITGYNQYNEAVAADGYSSKVKLTMTVNVRYVNNTNHEEDFEQQFSAFQTYDSSLLLTDVQDDLISKMIKDITEQIFNSTVANW from the coding sequence ATGGATTGGATTAAGAAAATAACGTTGATATCGGCGTTAGCAGGTTTGGTGTGCGTGGTAGTTTCCTGCCGCATCTCTATGGGACTTGCTCCGATAAGTTCTATTGATTACAGCAAAGTGAAGACTATTACGATTGCCGAATTTCCTAATCGTGCCGAGTACGTGTATGCTCCCATGACTACGGAGTTTAACCAGAAACTTAAGGATATGTTTATCCAGCAAACACGTTTGCAATTGGTGAATGCCAACGGCGATCTGGAAATAGACGGTGAGATAACGGGTTATAACCAATACAATGAAGCTGTAGCAGCTGATGGCTATTCTTCTAAAGTGAAGCTGACTATGACCGTAAACGTGCGTTATGTAAACAATACCAATCATGAGGAAGATTTTGAACAACAGTTTTCCGCTTTCCAGACTTATGATTCCTCCTTGCTGCTGACTGATGTGCAGGATGACTTGATAAGTAAAATGATAAAGGATATCACAGAACAAATATTTAATTCAACCGTAGCTAACTGGTAA
- a CDS encoding tetratricopeptide repeat protein, producing the protein MTSAYLQQWIQHPEMLNKDTLYELRTLLVRYPYFQSLRLLYLKNLYLLHDVTFGAELRKAVLYVADRRVLFYLIEGDRYRLKSQKSPLLSSKVPEEEPNVDRTLSLIDAFLATVPEEHSQVTELDYAMDYTTYLLQDDGQNDSEPTGGKEVPKLRGHELIDGFIRKSESSESSVFERSVCPEKVLVSPEEKEASLEDEEVISEQKEAFSASLSKNEYSTSEDDENDDGQIRQEDVDDSCFTETLAKIYIKQHRYDKALEIIKKLSLNYPKKNAYFADQIRFLEKLIINAKSK; encoded by the coding sequence ATGACTTCTGCCTATTTGCAACAATGGATACAGCATCCTGAAATGTTGAATAAGGATACTTTGTACGAGCTTCGTACTCTGCTGGTCCGTTATCCCTATTTTCAGTCGCTTCGGCTGCTGTATCTTAAGAATCTATATTTGCTGCATGATGTCACATTCGGAGCAGAGCTGCGTAAGGCTGTTCTGTATGTGGCAGACAGACGTGTATTGTTTTATTTGATAGAAGGTGACCGCTATAGGTTGAAATCACAAAAGTCACCTTTACTTTCTTCCAAAGTGCCGGAAGAAGAACCTAATGTAGACCGTACACTCTCTTTGATAGATGCTTTTCTGGCAACAGTTCCCGAAGAGCATTCGCAGGTTACAGAATTGGATTATGCAATGGATTACACAACTTATCTGTTGCAGGATGACGGACAGAATGATTCTGAACCGACCGGTGGGAAAGAAGTTCCTAAACTGCGCGGACACGAACTGATAGATGGATTTATACGTAAGAGCGAGTCGTCGGAATCATCTGTATTTGAAAGATCGGTATGTCCTGAGAAAGTTCTCGTATCTCCGGAAGAAAAGGAGGCATCTCTTGAAGATGAGGAAGTGATTTCCGAGCAAAAAGAGGCTTTCTCCGCTTCCCTTTCAAAGAATGAATATTCTACTTCCGAAGACGATGAAAATGATGATGGACAGATACGTCAGGAAGATGTGGATGATAGCTGTTTTACAGAAACTTTGGCTAAAATCTATATTAAACAGCACAGATATGATAAAGCACTTGAAATTATTAAAAAATTAAGTTTGAATTATCCAAAAAAAAATGCTTACTTTGCAGACCAAATCAGATTTTTGGAGAAATTGATTATTAACGCTAAATCAAAATAA
- the secG gene encoding preprotein translocase subunit SecG, with product MYLLLVILMVIASILMCFIVLIQNSKGGGLASGFSSSNQIMGVRKTTDFLEKATWSLAVFLVVMSVASAYVIPSASHKGGDVILEQAQQEEKTNPYNMPVGTAAPKAEQPAETAPATTAPAATDAAEPAGN from the coding sequence ATGTATTTATTATTAGTTATCTTAATGGTGATCGCATCCATATTGATGTGTTTCATTGTGTTGATTCAGAATTCCAAAGGCGGTGGTCTGGCTTCGGGTTTCTCATCATCCAATCAAATCATGGGTGTACGCAAGACTACTGACTTTCTGGAAAAGGCAACATGGAGTCTCGCTGTGTTTTTGGTGGTGATGAGTGTTGCTTCCGCTTACGTTATCCCTTCTGCTTCTCACAAAGGCGGTGATGTGATTTTGGAACAGGCACAGCAAGAAGAGAAGACGAACCCGTACAATATGCCCGTAGGTACAGCTGCTCCGAAAGCTGAGCAACCGGCTGAAACAGCTCCTGCAACAACAGCTCCTGCTGCTACGGATGCTGCAGAACCGGCTGGAAATTAA